A stretch of Spirosoma oryzicola DNA encodes these proteins:
- a CDS encoding sensor histidine kinase, with protein sequence MTIKAKISLGLGFMFAIILGLGGLGAYYLHELADDSQAILKDNYSSLQYTSDMQKALLDRATDPDALHRFNENLMKQEANVTEEGEQELTTALRRDFNRLKTIPADSAALKRLQSALLQLDDINRQAMFRKNGTAEKTATDALLLLAVVGTICFLIVFSFIINFPSYIARPVRELTRGIREITSRNFEERLHFRSSDEFGELARSFNSMAQKLDEYEHSNLAKLLFEKKRIDTLIQLMSDGIIGLDENKKILFANPVACRLLGIDEAKLVGRYAPDVASVNDLLRTLIQDLMAEHWTEAPSQPTYNGLLKIYDPGLDGAGKESFFNKQIHAVTVAPTGDGELRPAGWVIMLENITPFKELDQAKTNFIATVSHELKTPISSIKLSLKLLEDSRIGELNVEQKQLIGHVRDDAERLLSITSELVNMAQVESGQIQLKIENVAPMDIVRYATRALQVSASQKNVHFAIHAPADLPTVKADPDKASWVLVNFLSNAVRHSPEENKIDVSVSSLGKQVEFEVRDYGAGVRPEHRDRIFDRYFRAPGNNGQSSGTGLGLAISKEFIESMGGEIGLRTDPEAGAVFFFRLPGT encoded by the coding sequence ATGACGATCAAAGCAAAAATATCGCTCGGCTTAGGCTTTATGTTCGCCATCATTCTCGGACTCGGCGGGCTGGGAGCTTATTACCTCCATGAGCTAGCCGACGATTCGCAGGCGATTCTAAAAGACAATTACAGCTCGCTTCAGTACACCAGCGACATGCAGAAAGCCCTGCTTGATCGGGCTACCGACCCCGACGCCCTGCACCGGTTCAACGAGAATTTGATGAAGCAGGAAGCCAATGTGACAGAAGAAGGCGAGCAGGAACTTACCACCGCTTTACGACGCGATTTTAACCGGCTAAAGACGATACCCGCCGACTCAGCGGCCCTGAAACGATTGCAATCGGCTTTGCTCCAGCTTGATGACATCAACCGGCAGGCCATGTTCCGAAAGAACGGTACCGCCGAAAAAACCGCTACGGACGCGCTGCTGCTGCTGGCCGTGGTGGGTACTATCTGCTTTCTGATCGTCTTTTCGTTTATCATTAATTTCCCCAGCTACATTGCCCGACCCGTTCGGGAGCTAACCCGAGGGATTCGGGAAATAACCAGCCGCAATTTTGAAGAGCGATTGCATTTTCGGTCGAGTGACGAGTTTGGCGAATTGGCGCGGTCGTTCAACTCGATGGCGCAGAAGCTGGACGAGTACGAACATTCGAACTTGGCTAAGCTGCTGTTTGAGAAAAAGCGGATTGACACGCTGATTCAACTGATGAGCGACGGCATTATTGGCCTCGACGAAAACAAAAAAATCCTGTTCGCCAATCCGGTGGCGTGCCGCCTGCTCGGCATTGACGAAGCCAAGCTGGTTGGACGCTATGCGCCCGATGTGGCATCCGTCAACGACCTGCTACGCACGCTGATTCAGGACCTCATGGCCGAGCACTGGACCGAAGCACCCAGTCAACCGACTTATAACGGCCTGTTGAAAATTTACGATCCGGGACTAGATGGCGCTGGCAAAGAAAGCTTTTTCAACAAACAAATTCATGCGGTTACGGTCGCTCCCACCGGCGATGGTGAATTACGTCCGGCGGGTTGGGTCATCATGCTCGAAAACATTACTCCGTTCAAAGAACTTGATCAGGCCAAAACCAACTTCATTGCTACGGTTTCGCATGAGCTGAAAACACCAATCAGCAGCATCAAACTGAGTTTAAAACTCCTGGAAGACAGTCGCATCGGCGAACTGAACGTCGAACAAAAGCAACTCATCGGCCACGTCCGCGACGATGCCGAGCGGCTGCTCAGTATCACAAGCGAACTGGTCAATATGGCGCAGGTCGAATCCGGGCAGATTCAACTCAAGATCGAAAACGTAGCGCCGATGGACATTGTCCGGTACGCAACCCGGGCGCTTCAGGTGTCAGCCAGCCAAAAAAACGTTCATTTTGCCATTCATGCGCCCGCCGACCTGCCAACCGTAAAAGCCGATCCGGATAAAGCCTCCTGGGTACTGGTCAATTTTCTGTCGAATGCCGTACGCCATAGCCCCGAGGAAAACAAGATCGATGTATCGGTTTCTTCGCTCGGTAAGCAGGTCGAGTTTGAAGTCCGCGATTATGGAGCCGGGGTTCGTCCTGAGCACCGGGATCGTATTTTCGACCGTTATTTTCGGGCACCGGGCAACAACGGGCAATCGAGTGGTACAGGGCTGGGACTCGCTATCTCGAAAGAATTTATCGAGTCGATGGGTGGCGAAATCGGGCTACGAACCGACCCAGAAGCCGGAGCCGTTTTCTTTTTTCGATTACCCGGTACTTAA
- a CDS encoding sensor protein KdpD: MLSDNRDQNAEHFLNLLRQSRRGKFKIYIGMSAGVGKTYRMLQEAHTLLRGGIDVRIGFVETHNRAETQALVTGLPVIARRRLFYKGRELDEMDLQAVINLHPELVIVDELAHTNIPGSKNEKRWQDVLEILDAGINVISAVNIQHIESLYSAVRQITAIDVTERVPDRVLQMADEVVNIDLTADELITRLKDGKIYDRAKVETALGNFFQPDKILQLRELALKEVATAVERKIETQVSPSTQLKPERFLAAISSNHEVARRVIRKTARLASYYQSRWFVLYVQTPDEDADRIKLDVQRYLINNLKLATELGAEVIQVKSKNIVSAIAETAEQRKVTTVCIGKPHITLIQVILRTNAFNQLLNKLSDSATDLIILS, from the coding sequence ATGCTGAGCGACAACCGCGATCAGAACGCCGAACATTTTTTGAACCTCCTCCGCCAGTCCAGGCGGGGGAAGTTCAAAATTTACATTGGTATGAGTGCCGGCGTAGGTAAAACATACCGGATGTTGCAGGAAGCGCACACCTTGTTGCGCGGGGGCATTGATGTCCGGATTGGCTTTGTCGAAACCCATAACCGGGCCGAAACCCAGGCGCTGGTTACGGGTTTACCCGTTATTGCCCGCCGTCGGCTGTTTTATAAAGGGCGCGAACTCGACGAGATGGATTTGCAGGCGGTGATCAATTTACACCCTGAACTGGTCATCGTTGACGAACTGGCGCATACGAACATTCCGGGTTCGAAAAACGAAAAACGCTGGCAGGATGTCCTGGAGATTCTGGATGCGGGCATCAATGTGATCAGCGCGGTTAATATTCAGCACATTGAAAGTCTTTACTCCGCCGTTCGTCAGATTACGGCCATCGATGTAACCGAACGCGTCCCTGACCGGGTGCTTCAGATGGCCGATGAAGTGGTCAATATCGACCTGACTGCCGACGAGCTAATTACCCGGCTTAAAGACGGTAAGATCTATGACCGAGCGAAAGTCGAAACGGCGCTGGGCAACTTTTTTCAGCCCGATAAGATCCTGCAACTTCGCGAGTTAGCGCTCAAAGAAGTGGCTACCGCCGTCGAGCGCAAGATCGAAACACAGGTGTCGCCCAGCACGCAGTTGAAGCCAGAACGGTTTTTGGCGGCTATCAGCAGTAACCACGAGGTAGCCCGGCGGGTCATTCGCAAAACGGCACGGCTAGCGAGTTACTACCAATCCCGCTGGTTTGTACTCTACGTTCAGACACCCGACGAAGACGCCGACCGAATCAAACTGGATGTGCAGCGCTATTTGATCAACAATCTTAAACTGGCGACGGAGCTGGGGGCGGAAGTAATACAGGTTAAAAGCAAGAACATTGTCAGCGCTATTGCCGAAACGGCGGAACAACGAAAAGTCACCACCGTATGCATTGGGAAACCACACATTACCTTAATTCAGGTCATTTTACGCACAAACGCCTTTAACCAATTGCTGAATAAACTATCTGACTCCGCTACCGACCTGATTATTCTGTCATGA
- a CDS encoding porin has protein sequence MKPFVYVVLTTACAAATLPCWAQTTTDTTIVTTTAPTPPANGGLTISGYAEAYYTHDFTAPKTSQERPGFLYNHKRNREININLAFLKAAYSAERVRANLAIQVGTYAQYNYAAEQPLLRNVFEANAGVKLSKSRDLWLDAGIFGSHIGFESAISKDCWTLTRSLVAENSPYYLSGAKLTYNTPNGKWTLLGSVVNGWQRIAKLPGYSGPALSTQVQYKPNANVVLNWSAFLGSDRPDSLKQTRFYNNVYTILNANRKVSAILGFDIGADRKPVDSNNQRVGTGSYVWYSPVVIVRYSISDALKLAGRVEYYDDKNGVIIATGTPNGFKTWGYSLNVDYFILPSAVFRIEGKLYNSQDAIFESTSNLSRTNTSLTTSLAVSF, from the coding sequence ATGAAACCATTCGTTTACGTCGTGCTGACTACCGCGTGTGCTGCGGCTACCCTCCCCTGCTGGGCACAAACAACCACAGATACGACAATTGTTACAACCACGGCTCCAACCCCACCAGCTAATGGGGGGCTTACCATTAGTGGCTACGCAGAAGCCTATTATACCCACGATTTTACGGCTCCCAAAACCAGCCAGGAACGGCCCGGCTTTCTGTACAACCACAAGCGTAACCGAGAAATCAACATCAACCTGGCCTTCCTGAAAGCCGCCTACAGCGCCGAACGCGTACGGGCTAATCTGGCGATTCAGGTCGGTACGTATGCCCAATACAACTACGCGGCTGAACAACCATTGTTACGAAACGTGTTTGAAGCAAATGCGGGTGTTAAGCTAAGTAAATCGCGCGATTTATGGCTGGACGCGGGTATATTCGGATCGCACATCGGTTTCGAAAGCGCCATCTCGAAAGATTGCTGGACGCTGACCCGCAGCCTGGTAGCCGAAAATTCGCCTTACTACCTGTCGGGAGCCAAGCTGACCTACAACACGCCGAACGGCAAATGGACGTTGCTTGGCTCCGTCGTTAATGGCTGGCAACGGATTGCTAAATTGCCCGGCTATTCGGGTCCTGCCCTCAGCACGCAGGTGCAGTACAAACCCAACGCCAACGTTGTCCTGAATTGGAGCGCGTTCCTCGGTAGTGATCGTCCTGACTCGCTGAAGCAGACGCGTTTCTACAATAATGTCTATACTATCCTGAACGCCAACCGAAAGGTCAGCGCCATTCTCGGCTTCGATATTGGTGCTGACCGCAAACCCGTCGACTCCAACAATCAGCGGGTTGGTACTGGTAGCTACGTCTGGTATTCGCCCGTGGTTATCGTGCGGTACTCGATCAGCGACGCGCTGAAACTGGCGGGACGCGTTGAATACTACGACGACAAGAATGGTGTCATCATTGCAACGGGTACACCGAACGGCTTTAAAACCTGGGGGTATTCGCTCAACGTCGACTACTTTATCCTGCCCTCGGCGGTGTTCCGCATCGAAGGTAAACTCTACAATAGCCAAGACGCTATCTTTGAATCCACTAGCAACCTTAGCCGGACCAATACGTCGCTGACAACCAGTCTGGCTGTTTCGTTCTAG
- a CDS encoding K(+)-transporting ATPase subunit C, whose protein sequence is MKMHIGPALRLTLVMLVILSVIYPLVIAGVSRLAPGGGKGETVTVNGKVVGYALVGQKFTEDRYFNGRPSAVDYNAAGSAGSNKGPSNPDYLKTVQVRIDTFLVHNPGIRKADIPAELVTASGSGLDPDLSPAAAKIQVARIAKIRGIGAERLNQLVDEQTKGPLLGLLGPSTVNVLKLNVALDQLK, encoded by the coding sequence ATGAAAATGCACATTGGCCCCGCACTTCGGCTCACGCTTGTGATGCTGGTCATCTTATCCGTTATTTATCCGCTTGTGATCGCTGGCGTCAGCCGATTGGCCCCGGGTGGTGGTAAAGGCGAAACGGTCACCGTTAACGGTAAGGTCGTCGGATACGCGCTAGTCGGTCAGAAATTCACGGAAGACCGGTATTTTAACGGCCGTCCATCAGCCGTCGATTACAACGCAGCCGGTTCCGCTGGCTCGAACAAAGGGCCATCCAATCCCGATTACCTGAAAACTGTTCAGGTCCGCATCGACACGTTTCTGGTGCACAATCCGGGGATTCGGAAGGCAGACATTCCGGCGGAATTAGTCACCGCTTCGGGTTCGGGACTTGACCCGGACTTGTCGCCCGCAGCCGCTAAAATTCAGGTGGCTCGGATCGCCAAAATCCGGGGTATCGGTGCCGAACGCTTGAATCAACTGGTAGACGAACAAACCAAAGGTCCACTGCTGGGGCTTTTGGGTCCGTCTACGGTAAATGTCCTGAAACTGAATGTCGCCCTGGACCAGCTAAAATAA
- the kdpB gene encoding potassium-transporting ATPase subunit KdpB — protein sequence MAKQSSSPSLFQRELVGTAIRESFVKLSPSILIKNPVMFTVEIGTVVMVLVTAYIATTGDTSQGSLGYNIAVTAILLLTILFANFAEAIAEARGKAQAESLRKTRQETPAKVVRPVGNMYTNEVEIISSAQLAKGDIFLCEPGDIIPADGEIIEGLATIDESAITGESAPVIREAGGDKSSVTGGTKVLSDRIKVQVTTQPGESFLDKMIALVEGASRQKTPNEIALTILLAGFTLIFIIVCVALKPFADYANTPITIAALISLFVCLIPTTIGGLLSAIGIAGMDRALRANVIAKSGRAVETAGDIDTLLLDKTGTITIGNRKATHFYPAPGVSEDDMVRASALSSLADETPEGKSIVELARSGEWGPTLTNRLSTDGATLIKFTAETRSSGIDIPTGQNGSVTRIRKGATDSIRNIVTRAGNPFPSATEEQAKKIAANGGTPLVVSEDEVVKGVIELQDIIKPGISERFDRLRKMGVKTVMVTGDNPLTAKFIAQKAGVDDFIAEAKPEDKMNYIRHEQTGGKLVAMMGDGTNDAPALAQADVGVAMNSGTQAAKEAGNMVDLDNDPTKLIEVVEIGKQLLITRGTLTTFSIANDVAKYFAIVPALFVVSIPALQAINIMKLHSSESAILSAVIFNAIIIPMLIPLALRGVEYKPIGASALLRRNLFIYGLGGIIAPFIGIKLIDLVIGLFI from the coding sequence ATGGCAAAGCAATCATCTTCTCCCTCTTTATTCCAGCGTGAACTCGTTGGTACCGCCATCCGGGAGTCATTTGTTAAATTAAGTCCGTCGATTCTGATCAAGAATCCGGTCATGTTTACGGTCGAAATCGGTACGGTGGTCATGGTGCTGGTAACAGCTTACATTGCCACAACGGGCGACACATCCCAAGGCTCGCTGGGTTACAACATTGCTGTTACCGCGATTCTGTTACTGACGATCCTGTTCGCGAACTTCGCCGAAGCCATTGCCGAAGCACGGGGCAAGGCACAGGCCGAATCACTCCGCAAAACGCGGCAGGAAACGCCCGCCAAAGTGGTTCGTCCGGTGGGCAACATGTACACCAACGAAGTAGAGATTATTTCGTCGGCGCAACTCGCTAAAGGGGATATTTTTCTTTGCGAACCGGGTGACATCATCCCCGCCGACGGCGAAATCATTGAAGGGCTGGCTACCATCGACGAATCCGCGATTACGGGCGAGTCGGCTCCGGTCATTCGCGAAGCCGGTGGCGATAAATCGTCGGTCACGGGCGGTACAAAAGTGCTGTCGGACCGGATCAAAGTACAGGTTACCACGCAGCCGGGCGAATCGTTTCTCGATAAAATGATTGCTCTCGTTGAAGGCGCCAGCCGCCAGAAAACGCCGAACGAAATCGCCCTGACGATTCTATTAGCCGGTTTTACCTTGATTTTTATTATCGTCTGCGTAGCGCTCAAACCGTTTGCCGATTACGCCAACACCCCGATCACGATTGCGGCCCTGATTTCTTTGTTTGTCTGTCTGATTCCAACGACGATTGGCGGGCTACTGTCGGCCATCGGAATTGCGGGTATGGACCGAGCTTTGCGGGCAAACGTTATTGCCAAGTCAGGCCGGGCCGTCGAAACAGCGGGCGACATCGACACTTTGCTGCTCGATAAAACCGGAACGATCACAATTGGTAACCGGAAAGCAACTCATTTTTACCCGGCTCCGGGCGTATCGGAAGACGACATGGTGCGGGCATCGGCGCTCAGTTCGCTGGCCGATGAAACGCCGGAAGGAAAATCCATTGTTGAGCTGGCGCGCAGCGGAGAGTGGGGTCCAACATTGACCAACCGCTTATCGACGGATGGCGCAACATTGATCAAATTCACCGCCGAAACGCGTTCGTCGGGTATCGACATTCCGACGGGTCAGAACGGCTCGGTTACCCGCATTCGCAAAGGGGCTACCGACTCCATTCGGAACATCGTGACGCGGGCGGGCAATCCATTTCCGAGCGCAACAGAAGAGCAAGCCAAAAAGATTGCCGCCAACGGGGGCACACCGCTGGTTGTCTCCGAAGATGAAGTTGTGAAAGGTGTTATTGAGTTGCAGGATATCATTAAACCCGGCATTTCGGAACGGTTTGACCGGCTTCGGAAGATGGGCGTCAAGACGGTGATGGTAACGGGCGATAACCCACTGACCGCCAAGTTTATTGCGCAGAAAGCAGGGGTAGACGACTTCATCGCCGAAGCCAAACCGGAAGATAAGATGAACTACATCCGCCACGAGCAAACCGGGGGTAAACTGGTCGCGATGATGGGCGACGGTACCAACGATGCTCCGGCACTGGCCCAGGCCGATGTAGGGGTTGCGATGAACTCAGGAACGCAGGCGGCCAAAGAAGCGGGTAACATGGTGGACCTGGACAACGACCCAACCAAGCTGATTGAGGTCGTTGAAATCGGTAAACAATTGTTGATTACGCGCGGTACACTGACGACCTTCTCGATTGCCAACGACGTAGCCAAATACTTCGCCATTGTACCCGCCCTGTTCGTCGTATCGATCCCGGCTTTGCAGGCGATCAACATCATGAAGCTGCACAGTTCTGAATCAGCGATTCTGTCGGCGGTTATTTTCAACGCAATCATTATTCCGATGCTGATTCCTTTAGCGCTGCGGGGTGTCGAATACAAACCGATTGGCGCATCGGCGCTACTCCGTCGAAACCTGTTTATCTACGGCCTGGGCGGTATTATCGCTCCGTTTATCGGTATCAAACTGATCGATCTGGTTATTGGCTTATTCATCTAA
- the kdpA gene encoding potassium-transporting ATPase subunit KdpA, with product MSTELIGVVAMYGITVLLAIPLGKYIANVFKPESANGPLERFIYRLGGIDPTREMSWKENLVALLTINAVWLAFAFTLLVLQGTLPLNPDGNPSMPPDLAFNTAISFLVNCDLQHYSGESGVTYLTQLFVINFLMFVSAATGMASLLLIVRSFLPTVVETVGNFYVFFVKAITRVLLPISFIVALLLAFNGTPASFDGKDSIVTMQGDTVGVSRGPAAGMIAIKHVGTNGGGWFGANSAHPFENPNYFTNIVEMVAQVFLPISMLFALGFLIKRRRFTWVVYGVMTLGVLCLLVPTLIAEIHGNPAIAQLGVSQPTGAMEGKEVRFGPMASAYWSILTTVISTGSVNSMHDSSMALSGTMELLGMMTNAFYGGCGVGFLNYYYYLIIAVFISGLMVGRTPELFGRKVEAREIKIASVVALLSTLLVKGGTALAAWYFVNADGVSGVASDWLVKPSAWLNNPANHGFTEMLYEFTSANANNGSGFEGLGDNNFFWNYATGIVLILGRFIPIIGPVAIAGLLAKKKFVPESAGTLPVDTATFGLMTFAVILIITALSFFPALTLGPLAEYFSLKH from the coding sequence ATGTCAACTGAATTAATAGGGGTTGTGGCTATGTACGGAATAACCGTTTTACTGGCTATACCACTAGGCAAATACATTGCCAACGTCTTTAAACCAGAATCCGCCAACGGCCCTTTGGAGCGGTTCATCTACCGCCTGGGCGGTATTGATCCGACCCGCGAAATGAGCTGGAAAGAAAATCTGGTAGCGCTCTTAACGATCAATGCGGTGTGGCTGGCGTTTGCCTTCACGCTGCTCGTGCTACAAGGAACATTGCCGCTCAACCCCGACGGAAACCCATCCATGCCCCCCGATCTGGCGTTCAATACGGCTATCAGCTTTCTGGTGAACTGCGATTTGCAACACTACTCGGGCGAATCGGGCGTGACCTACCTGACGCAGTTGTTTGTCATTAACTTCCTGATGTTTGTATCAGCCGCTACAGGCATGGCCTCGCTGCTGCTGATTGTCCGGTCTTTTTTACCCACGGTGGTCGAGACGGTCGGCAACTTCTACGTATTCTTCGTCAAGGCGATCACCCGGGTTTTACTGCCGATTTCCTTTATCGTTGCCCTGCTACTGGCCTTCAACGGAACACCAGCCAGCTTCGACGGCAAGGACAGCATTGTCACGATGCAGGGCGACACGGTCGGTGTTTCGCGCGGTCCGGCGGCTGGCATGATCGCTATTAAACACGTTGGTACCAACGGCGGTGGCTGGTTCGGTGCAAACTCGGCGCACCCCTTCGAAAACCCGAATTACTTCACCAACATCGTTGAGATGGTAGCGCAGGTGTTCCTGCCGATTTCCATGCTTTTCGCGCTGGGTTTCCTGATCAAACGGAGACGGTTTACCTGGGTAGTATATGGCGTCATGACGCTTGGCGTGCTTTGCCTGCTCGTTCCCACGCTAATCGCCGAAATACACGGCAACCCGGCGATTGCCCAGTTGGGCGTTAGCCAGCCTACGGGGGCGATGGAAGGCAAAGAAGTACGGTTTGGACCAATGGCGTCGGCTTACTGGAGCATTCTGACAACCGTTATTTCGACCGGCTCGGTCAACTCCATGCACGATTCTTCGATGGCACTTTCGGGTACGATGGAACTGCTGGGTATGATGACGAATGCGTTCTACGGCGGCTGTGGCGTCGGCTTCCTGAACTACTATTATTACCTGATCATTGCCGTGTTTATCTCCGGGCTGATGGTCGGTCGTACCCCCGAACTGTTCGGACGGAAAGTCGAAGCGCGGGAGATCAAGATTGCGTCCGTCGTAGCGCTCCTGAGTACGTTACTAGTCAAAGGCGGTACGGCATTGGCCGCGTGGTACTTCGTCAACGCCGACGGTGTTTCGGGAGTCGCGTCCGATTGGCTTGTCAAACCATCGGCCTGGCTCAATAACCCGGCCAATCACGGATTCACCGAAATGCTGTATGAATTTACGTCGGCCAACGCCAACAACGGATCGGGCTTCGAAGGATTGGGCGACAATAATTTTTTCTGGAACTACGCAACGGGTATCGTCCTGATCCTGGGTCGGTTCATTCCGATCATCGGACCAGTTGCGATTGCGGGGTTGCTCGCCAAAAAGAAATTCGTTCCTGAATCAGCCGGTACGCTTCCGGTCGACACCGCCACGTTTGGCCTGATGACTTTCGCCGTCATCCTCATCATCACGGCGCTTTCTTTCTTCCCCGCGCTGACGCTGGGTCCACTGGCCGAGTACTTTAGTCTCAAACACTGA
- a CDS encoding potassium-transporting ATPase subunit F has translation MTYSIPHSILMLTGLFIISLLVFAYMLYVLIKPEKF, from the coding sequence ATGACTTATTCAATCCCGCACTCCATACTCATGCTTACCGGCTTATTCATCATCTCGCTTCTGGTTTTCGCGTACATGCTGTACGTACTGATAAAACCCGAAAAATTCTAA
- a CDS encoding sigma-54-dependent transcriptional regulator has protein sequence MPGTILIIDDEPKLRQLLARILTLEDYQVLEADDVRSGLRTLERTEVQLVISDVKLPDGNGIDLTAQVKKMQPATEVIVLTAYGTIADGVKAIKNGAFDYITKGDDNDKIIPLVSRAIEKAELQFRIKRLEEQVQQKYGFEKIIGHSKAIQQAVDLARRVAVTDTTVLLTGETGTGKEVFAQAIHQASPRRTGSFVAVNCSALGKEILESELFGHRAGAFTGAARDKKGLFEEANKGTIFLDEIGEMALDLQAKLLRVLETHEFMRVGDTKPTKTDVRVVAATNRDLKHDAESGLFRSDLYYRLSVFSIELPPLRDRRDDIPALAQVLTQQEAAKIGKRQMSLSPAFMEALTRYNWKGNIRELKNVIERAVILSDGQTLLPEYLPLDVQSPSNSSSTPFSYDLTSVEKNHIEQVLRHTNGNKAEAARLLGIGLSTLYRKIEEYRLG, from the coding sequence ATGCCTGGCACCATCCTGATTATTGACGACGAACCTAAACTCCGTCAGTTGCTCGCTCGAATCCTGACGTTAGAAGATTATCAGGTTCTGGAAGCAGACGATGTCCGGAGCGGGCTTCGTACGTTGGAACGCACCGAAGTGCAGTTGGTCATCAGCGATGTAAAGCTACCCGATGGCAATGGTATCGATCTGACCGCGCAGGTAAAAAAGATGCAACCAGCTACGGAGGTTATCGTACTGACCGCGTATGGCACCATTGCCGACGGCGTGAAAGCAATTAAAAACGGCGCGTTCGACTACATCACCAAAGGCGACGACAACGATAAAATCATTCCGCTGGTGAGCCGGGCTATCGAAAAAGCGGAACTGCAATTTCGGATCAAGCGGCTGGAAGAGCAGGTCCAGCAGAAGTACGGTTTCGAGAAGATCATAGGCCACTCAAAAGCCATTCAACAGGCGGTGGATCTGGCGCGCCGGGTAGCGGTGACCGATACCACCGTGCTGCTGACCGGAGAAACCGGAACCGGTAAGGAAGTATTTGCGCAGGCCATTCACCAGGCCAGCCCCCGCCGGACGGGGTCGTTTGTTGCCGTCAACTGTAGTGCACTGGGCAAAGAAATTCTGGAAAGCGAACTCTTTGGGCATCGTGCGGGTGCTTTTACCGGTGCCGCACGCGACAAAAAAGGATTGTTTGAAGAAGCCAACAAAGGCACTATTTTTCTGGATGAAATCGGAGAAATGGCCCTCGACCTTCAGGCTAAATTATTGCGTGTGCTCGAAACGCACGAGTTTATGCGCGTGGGCGACACAAAACCCACGAAAACCGACGTACGCGTGGTTGCCGCTACGAATCGCGATCTGAAACACGATGCCGAGTCGGGCCTTTTTCGGTCGGATCTGTACTATCGGCTTTCGGTGTTTTCCATTGAACTACCTCCCCTGCGCGACCGGCGCGACGACATTCCGGCGCTTGCCCAAGTACTGACTCAGCAGGAAGCCGCCAAAATTGGCAAAAGGCAGATGAGCCTAAGTCCGGCTTTTATGGAAGCCCTTACCCGGTATAACTGGAAGGGTAATATCCGCGAATTGAAAAATGTCATTGAACGGGCGGTCATCCTCAGCGACGGACAAACCTTACTGCCTGAATACCTTCCGCTGGATGTTCAATCTCCTTCAAATTCCTCTTCGACCCCGTTTTCGTACGACCTGACAAGCGTTGAAAAAAATCATATTGAACAGGTTTTACGCCACACAAACGGTAACAAAGCGGAAGCAGCCCGATTACTGGGTATTGGCTTAAGTACGCTTTACCGAAAGATCGAAGAATACCGATTAGGCTAG